From the Desulfallas thermosapovorans DSM 6562 genome, the window TCCTGGGTACTGGCAGAGTGGTTGCGGCATGGTAAACCAACCATACTGGGAGGGGCTTCAGGTGCCATTGCCGGCCTGGTGGCTATTACTCCGGCCTGCGCTTTCGTAACTCCCATGGGTTCACTGGCCATTGGGCTGGTGGCCGGCGCGCTCTGCTACTTCGCAGTCAGCTATGCCAAAGTTAAACTGGGCTATGATGATTCCCTGGATGTGTTTGGTATACACGGCGTTGGTGGTATGTGGGGTGCTCTGGCCACCGGGCTGTTTTCGGTGTCCGAGGGCGCCGAAGGCCTTTTCTATGGCAATGCTTCACAACTGGGTATTCAAGCTATCAGTATAGTAGCCACAATTGTGTTTGCCTCCGTGACTACATTTGTCATCCTTAAGGTTGTGGGCGCTATCACCGGACTGCGGGTTGATGATGAAGCCGAGATTATAGGGTTGGATGTCAACGAGCATAGTGAAAGAGCTTATTCCGTTTAATGTACATGAATATGTAAAGTCTGAAATAAATTCTTTCATGACGTTTTGTGCCCTGGAAAGGCATGAATATACGGTTGGTGTATGAACAACTCATGAGAAAGGGTGCTTTTCATGGTTAAAATTGAGGCTATTGTCAGGCCCGGTGTGTTGGAGGATATCAAAGATGGCCTGTCTCAACATGGTATTCACGGTATGACCGTAGCCCAGGTGATGGGCTGCGGTTTGCAAAAAGGCCGTAAAGAAGTATACCGGGGCACGGAGTACAGCATCAATTTGCTGCCCAAGGTAAAGATTGAAATCGTGGCGGTAGATAATGATGTGGACGGGGTAATAGAAGTAATTATCAAGGCGGCGAGAACCGGGGAAATCGGTGACGGCAAGATATTTATTTCCAGAATTGAGAATGCTGTCCGGATACGCACCGGTGAAAAAGGTGATATTGCTCTCTAACTCTCAATTGCCCAAAATGCCCGGCTATCATAAAAGGTAGTCGGGCATTATTTATTTAAAGTTTAGCACTCAACTGGCCAGAATTACCTGTTGCATCAATGCCCCCAAAATGATAACATAACAAATGTCGCCGCTACGGCGGCGGCGTAAAAAACCAAGTCAGGGCAATGGTGGCAACGGCAGTAGAACTACCGAGCCAACCACAAATTGCCATTGACAC encodes:
- a CDS encoding P-II family nitrogen regulator, which codes for MVKIEAIVRPGVLEDIKDGLSQHGIHGMTVAQVMGCGLQKGRKEVYRGTEYSINLLPKVKIEIVAVDNDVDGVIEVIIKAARTGEIGDGKIFISRIENAVRIRTGEKGDIAL